The window CAATCTCCAAGATGCCATAAAATTACACCAAGCATTAGTGACAAAAAACAGAACCCAAATTATACAATCAGTGAGGAATAGAAAGATACCTTAGCACTTGTTGATCCACTGATAAACCACAAGAGTTCTTCAACGACGCCTCTCCAAAAAACTTTCTAAAacccaaaataacaaacaaaataAGTCAAATGATTTATGCTCGCCCTTCACATTGCAGTAGTAGGAAAAATTGGACGTGGGTAATCAAAAGCACATTAAACTACAAACCAGAATAAGATACAATACCTTTGTAGTAAGAAGGGGAAATGATTTACGCAAATTGAACCTCATCTGCAGCAATAGTAAAACATCAGAGCATTATGGCAGATACACCAAACAGGCATTAAGTTACCAGTACATATGAACAGGTAAATCAAATAGAGAGAAGTTTGTTTGATATTCTTCCGATAGTAAGATTACATGCAAAGCTTCACCTTGCCTTCCCCTCTTTATTATTTACATTGTGATCAAATGAACCCTTCTCCAAACTATTTTACTTCCAGACTCTCTTCTCCCAACTAAGCATACTTGACGTAATCAGTTCTTCAAACACAcccaaaaaaaagggaaaagagagaaaaggcaTATAAAATGAACATTATCTCTTCTGACAAAGACAAAATTGAACTTTATTATACTTCTCATTACCTGGCAACCAAATTTTGACAAAGTACCAGTGCCAGTCCTGTCATCCTTTGGCATGCCATTCGAGATGATCTCTTCAACCAGTCTCAGGTACATGTATTCTTCATGTTTCTCAAATATCATTTTAGGCAAGAAGGAGAATGCTTTAACCTCAACATTAAAAGAATCTGAACCAATCTCAGGAGTCTCGTTATTTGCCTGATTAACAGTTTCTACTTCAGAATTCTTCACACGGACATAGGTGGTAAAAGAATAGCGAATCTTATTTTCAACCACCGGAAATGATGAGTACCAGGGTTGAAATACCGAGGTTTCAATAGCAGGAATAAAAGTATCACATTCAATATCAGTTTCAATTTCAGTGATATGGATTGCATCACACCCATGAGCATTTAGGGAATCTCTGCATCAAAAAGATTAATGTTATAAACTACCATTAAAGGCTAGCTATAAAAAAGGAGCAGCAAGAAAGTTGACCTGAAAATCTCGCCACCTCCTATAACAAACACGTTCTCAATTGAGAGACCATAAGGTGAGGCTGCCAATAGTTGAAGAGCAGAACCTAAACTTCCGCATATGACAACATTTTCTGCTGTAGCGATGTCAAAACTCCCTGAACGTGTGAGAACAACATTGAGGCGGCCAGGAAGAGGGCGATATTCAAGAGGAATACTTTCCCAAGTCTTTCTACCCATAATAACAGCATTCTTTTTTGAAGGATCTGACGTAGTCCCAGTGATTCCCTTGAAGAACTTGAGATCTGAAGGCAATCTCCAAGGCAACTTCCCCTCCTTACCAATACCCATATTTCGAGTTGCAGCAACTACAACCTGGTAAGTCCTTTGTGGAGTAGAATGAGCATTGCCGTTACCATTGGAAAGGCCTGTaattgtttcactggccataacTGAGTAAGAGACCTGGAATGAACTGAATGATAATGATCTGCACCGAAGATCGACCGACCGGTTTCTGCCAAAATGCAATAAAACCTGAAATATACACAAGGAGCCAAATTTATCAATGATGTGTTCTGTAAGACTACGGAGATAGTCTACAAGGAGATGCAAACATCGCTCGGTCAATGAGTTCTAAAGTTTAGACAGACAAATTTCAAGTTTACCACAGCTgtataagagaaaaataatttggaACAAGGGATATAATCATTTGCGACCTATTTAACAATATATAGCAAGGTCAACGACAAcgacaacccagtaaaatcccacaaagtggggtttggggagggtagtgtgtacgcagaccttatccctattCCGATAGGGCAAAGAGGTTGTTTTTGataagaccctcggctcaggaagatgaaaataaaacaagaaaaaacaatTTTTCAGTATCGTCAACATAACCATAGAAATAGTGACAGCATCCTAAAAACTATAAAATAGATGACATGCAATAACAATAACTAGCAAATAAGGTCCGGAGCTATGGAAAACAGTAAGGGTAGTGTGGACTCTACATTAACCACAAGCCGTCTAAGATCAACCTAAGCAAACTCGATTCACCCCCGGAATGGAGAAGGAGAAGCTCGACTACCCCctagcctacaaccctaatgctcgacctccagaccttcctatcaagggccatgtcctcggaaatctgcaatcatgtcatgacatgcctgatcacctctccccaatacttcttaggccgtccTCTACCTCTTTTCGTACCCAccaaagccaaccgctcacacctcctcactgtaGCATCCaggcttctcctccgcacgtgcccgaaccatttgagcctcgcttcccgcatcttataTAGCAAGTGCATATATAATTATGTGATACTACCAATAAACCTAGGAATCGATAAGAAATTTATAATGCAAGAGTTGAGGTACTACTATCTAGTTGCCACTCACTCCAAGCAGGATATAAACTATTCCAGCAGCTAGCCGGGCTAATCCGGCAACCAAGAATATGTGACAGTTTAAGATAACCTATCAGGATTCATGCTAAAATCATAGCAATTATTTCACTTAATCGTCACGAATTACAACTGAAAAATTAACTGAGCGAACTATataaaatttattctcaatgcaGAATAACAATCAAATAATTGCCATTATTCCAGCAAAGAAATTAGGGAACTGAACTGGTACGATGAGGAAgaataccaaaaaataataaatataaaatggTGAAAATTAACAAAGCTTGTTAACAGTTACTGAAGCACTACACGCCAGAGTAGATACCTATTTTTAACTCGTACTTAACCTTAATAGCTCAGTTAAGCTAGAGAAAATTTAACCATACAACTCAAGCAAATTAGCAAAGACAACATCACAAGAAGAGTGTAATGGAAACACAGCAAAAGCTCAcactatttctttttattttgataacAGTGGTGCCAAGGCCAACTTATGCGCACCTGGACTAATTTTACGGAGTACTTGCTACCTCCCCGTGACAACAGGTATCAGATGACTCTATCCACCAAGACTTAGACAAATAGTACGAAATCACTTAATGTCTTTGGCTCCACTAGAATTTGAACCTGGGATCTTATGGTTCTTAATCCACTTCATTGACTAGCAAAAACTCACACGATACGAACTATTTGTATAGATGAAACAAATACAAACTGAAAATAATCAAATATTAAGAAAGCTTGTTACCGATTGCCGAAgcattatatttgaaagatattcagTTACTAATTTCTAACTGTACTTAAATGCACCTGATTTTAATAGCTTCGTTAAGCTAGACAAATTCAACGATACAATTAGAGCACATACGCGAAGAACACATCACGCAAAGCGTGTAAAGGAAATGCACTAACAAATTAGGAATCACCAAAACTCGTCATTTTATATATGAAATTAAACACAAACTAAAATGCATCAAATAATCAATCCTCAATTTAACGCCATAATAAAAGTACGAAAAACGAAAACAGTAAATGCAGTAAAAGATTACCGATCGGGAGGCAAATCGAGAGATGAAGGCAATTTTGAACAGTTTGACCAAAAACCGTAAGAGAATTGCGAGAAAAAACGAACAGGCTAGGGCTCCGATTCAAGTGTGTGCATtaagagaaggagaagaagaagaagaagaagaagaagaagagggaagaAAAAACTAGTAGCGTATAAAAGGCGGTTTCCAAAATCTCTCTTCACCAAAAAGAGTTAATCTATaatatactgtatatatagatagAGATTAGAGAGagactgtgtgtgtgtgtgtgtgtgtgagagagagagagaagggcGGGGGGTGTGGACTATGGAGCGAAAACTACACGAAAATCCAAAAGGTACGGTTGACGCGGAGCAGCGCCAAGTCCAGTATTTCATTTTTCCTTTACAGtttaaagtaattaataaataataaatgggTAATGCGATAAGCTCCATGCTCAGAAGCAGGGATGTACATGAACCGGGTttgttcgatttttatcaaaaccaaacgaAACAAACTATATCGGTGtgatttggttcgattttgtcgggtttttcgaatttttgggttttttgttacatgaatattatttcaatcttcctttgttaaaattataaataaagctttgataagtgaatatatgtttagtaaatatggaaaaaattgacaaacatatgatctattaaaatattctaatgggagaattttttgagtaacacatgatagttattttcttagtcgtctaacaataatttttcgttaatttacgctttcaaggttaatacataagaggatcccaaatatttctacattttctaaagaaattcactataaagtcttaaaaatataaataaaatttatatatttatatgtcggtttggttcgggggGTTTTACTCAATACtaaaccaagtcaaaccaaacctagtcgggtttttaaatcggtttggtttggttttctgGTTTGGTGCGATTTTTCGATTTGGTTTGAACACCCCGCTCACGGGTCACAAACTAACAAATTTGAGTTTCTAGTGCATAATCTTCACTTTTTGTAGTTGGGTTTCTCTTTTAATGATTATGTAAAAGAAATCTCTTTTAGAAATTATTAATTTTGTCTTTTTTTATCTTTTGCAATTGcaataaaaaagataaataagTAATCTCGTGCATTACCTCTGCTTATAAAAGTTTATCACAATATAAGTGTAGCCAATATAATATTAGGACAAAAAAGAAGTGTCATGGCAGATTGCTAATCAAACATAAAATTATATTCGTAGTTATGATAAATTGAAATACAATAGATCGGTATGAATACAAATGATTTATATAGTTGACTATTAGTTTGAAATGAAACGTAATTTATTGAAACTAATCCTACAGATTACGCGAATTATATTTAATTAAGAAGTAATCGCAATCATGCACATCATTTATTAGTTAGCATTCATaaacatgagaaacaaaatattATTATGACTAATTTGTCAACCCTCAAAATGAACAATTTGTTCTTTAAATTTCGTTGAAATATTTGAAAGCTGTGCtccaaaattaataaaaaaaagtttTAATGCTCGTCACTTTCACATGCAATGTTTTTATCTTCTTGTAAAATTAACTTAGTTTTCTATCTAGTTTTAAGGTGgcgtttttttatataaaaataaaataaaattaaggtcACTTTTAGCGATACATTTTAGTTAGGAAAGGCCAACGAAGAACCAATTACAAGAAAGAAATGTGTCTGTACCTTATTAATCACACTAAATTATgctatgtttttatttttaaaaaattgttcACGTCTATAATGGGTGAAAGATACGAGTGAAGAGTCCATAGGGATTTGCATTATCACACATCACACAAACATAAATTGTAAGTTGGAAATGgtaacaaaaatccaattttgaaataatccaaaGTACAGAATGTCAACATTGACAAGATGAAAACTAATAGGGGAATTCCCAAGTTTCACATCTTGCTATGCTTTAAGTGGTTAAAATGACCAGAGATTTTACAGACCCTCAAAGAATCTCAAATGGTCTTCAAATGTCTCCCCGTGCCGGATTTTGGATATTGATCCATCTTCTTCCACCTACAAACAGTAGTATGCAAGCCAAATTTAGTTTTCAAAAAATTGTACCAAAAGTATGAAGGTGATCGATGAAGGGAAACAATGCTGCTAATTCCCACATTTGTGTTAAATGCAATATAAATTATTTGTAATCACTTCGATAAACATCAAACAGCAACCCGATAAACCATGGCATAGTGCTTGCAATGAAAAGATTTTCAGAATGATTTAAGTGAATCACAAGAGTTTTCAAGCACCCTCATAACTTCGTAAAGTGAATAGTCTTACATGTAGAAAAGTTGCACTCGACCTTCTTATATTGTGTATATGATTAACAAAGTCCAGCCGAGCACCAAGTTAGTGTTGGACATTAGAAAAGAGCAGATTCCCCTTACAGAAAAGAAAGTTGCACTGGTTCTTTCCGAGCAACATTTATTATAACCAAACCACTCGCATTTAAGGGACAAAACTTGTAGTCTTTAGGAAAGCAAAAGGGCCGTGTAAGTTATAGATCTTGTCATTAGATTGCTTAGCCAGTAACAACAAGGTTATTCCTACTCCAGAAATACTGGTCATATGGCAGCCTTGACTCTCAATTCTCGACAATGAAATATACTAACTTAAGATCTAGGACTAAGTTAATTGTTGTGTAACCATGTACTCTTTACTTTTGGGTACGACATGTTGACAGGAATACCAAGATTTTTTTCCATCATGACTAGGCTTGAACATAGAGTAAGGAATGTGAAGTAACAGCGTAAAGAAATATTAGGAGCAGAACATCAATGTAATAACATGTTAAGACAATATACCCAGTACTCAGGAGGTCGCATCTTGAGATTGTAAGTTGATGCCATACTCATACAATAAGCTCCTGCATCGTGAACTACGAGACCAGTGCCCTGAATTAAAATGTCATAGTTAGTATGACCATAAAGTGGAGTCAAAATCCTCAAATGAGAGGCTATGCCTTGTCCTTTTCTAATACACTATAAGAGGTCAAAACAAATTACCCTAGAAGGGGCGGGAAGTTCCCTGTCCTTTCCCAGGAAATCTGCAGACTCGCATACAGGACCAACAACATCAAACCTAGAAATCACAGCTTCTGCTGGTGGAGGGGAAACAAGCTCTATGTGCTGCAATCAAAGAATCATTTACTGAGCAAGAAGATTATAAATCCACTGTAACCGCAAATCATATATGCATAGTTCGAATAAAGAGTGAGGTTCAAACTGTATACTCATACAATGAGTATAATTACAAACAGGTGGTAGCTACTTCACAAAGTTTACCGATATGAATGGCAACAAGAACCAAGCATAATCTCACCTGATAAGCATCATACAGACTTGGACGTATAAGCTCAGCCATGCTACCATCAATCACAATAAAGTTTTTGGTCCCATTGGTTTTAACTCCAGTAACTCTGTTAACCAAACAGCATGTGTTTGCAATTAGTGATCTTCCGGGTTCAATAATGAGATTGAGGTTTCGTGAGAGGACCAATTCTCGGACCTGCAGTACCACATGAAAGCGGTAAGTGTCAACTAAATCACAGATGAGGCCCACAGTTTGGAGCAGTAGCTTTAACTGTCACTACTACTAAGAACCTGTCTTAAGGCAAATCACTCTACTGAAAACATCTGGGTAGATGTCATATGTCTTATATGAGGTAAAAACCTTACCGTATCAATAAGATCTCTAGGTGAAGGAAGGACAGCTCCAGAATGATAGTAATCAATCCCTAAACCACCTCCAATGTTCAGGTAATCAATTTCAAATCCTTGGGATCGAATTTCGTCAATGTAGTTCACCATCAAGACAGCTGCATCTCGAAAAATGTCGACCTGGAAAAAACAACATATTTATCTGAGCTTACCGCTTTAACATTAATATATCTTTTTTGCCaatcatatttattgtttagtATCGTTCTATTAAAGATAGAACTTATGGGCAATGAGGCGTACGCCTTAGTGCCTTGCCTACGCTGAACCGCAGCCTAAGTGAAGCGAAGTGCGCTGAGCTTATCTGAGCTTTAGGGCTTAAGCGGGACAACACTCTAAAGGATCAGCTACATATGGTATCCAGCGTGCAAGTTCGCCTAAAGAGAAACGTAACATAGGGCTCAACCAACTATTACTTGTTAAATATGTAAATCATACTTCCACGAACTGTAGATGGCAGAGAAATTACAAAGAGGGAGTCTGATATGCAAATGGAATGACAGTCAAATTTTGCATTTTTCCcctttaaatatttttcttatgcCTTCAAGCCTTCAAAAAGTAAGAGAAAGAACAAGAGGGGCAAATGGGAGCTGGGGAGTATTAATGAATAAGTTGTAAATGAACTTAAATCTGAGTCCTATCTTATAGTGCTAAGTAGATGGCAACAAGGAAACGCCAGCCACCAAATAAATGACGCCCGATAAAGCATTAGAACTTAGAAGATAGGTCATGAGTAATATTCCCCATTGGTGCTACATCTAACTACAGATACTAAACAGCCCAGTCAATATACTATCAAAATACAGAAGCGCAGGCAAAAATGCCAATTGTACAGGGTAGACCAATTCATGTTATAAATAATTAAATGCAGAAAATCCTAATA of the Nicotiana tabacum cultivar K326 chromosome 7, ASM71507v2, whole genome shotgun sequence genome contains:
- the LOC107792811 gene encoding bifunctional dihydrofolate reductase-thymidylate synthase-like: MASETITGLSNGNGNAHSTPQRTYQVVVAATRNMGIGKEGKLPWRLPSDLKFFKGITGTTSDPSKKNAVIMGRKTWESIPLEYRPLPGRLNVVLTRSGSFDIATAENVVICGSLGSALQLLAASPYGLSIENVFVIGGGEIFRDSLNAHGCDAIHITEIETDIECDTFIPAIETSVFQPWYSSFPVVENKIRYSFTTYVRVKNSEVETVNQANNETPEIGSDSFNVEVKAFSFLPKMIFEKHEEYMYLRLVEEIISNGMPKDDRTGTGTLSKFGCQMRFNLRKSFPLLTTKKVFWRGVVEELLWFISGSTSAKVLQEKGIHIWDGNASREYLDSIGLKDREEGDLGPVYGFQWRHFGARYINMHTDYSGQGFDQLADVINKVKNNPDDRRIILSAWNPSDLKLMALPPCHMFAQFYVANGELSCQMYQRSADMGLGVPFNIASYALLTCMIAHVSDLVPGDFVHVIGDAHVYRTHVRPLQDQLQKLPRPFPVLKINSQKKDIDSFVAADFKLVGYDPHQKIEMKMAV